One window of Brachionichthys hirsutus isolate HB-005 chromosome 21, CSIRO-AGI_Bhir_v1, whole genome shotgun sequence genomic DNA carries:
- the LOC137910463 gene encoding solute carrier family 2, facilitated glucose transporter member 11, translating into MDSTDHPAAGESSSTSHRTLALNVCAAAIGGTFQYGYNLSIINAPTLHIQRFINDSHVDRWGTGVEPTRVTLLWTLIVSGFTVGGLLGSLVGGPLAVRVGRKRTLLLNNAPLFAAAVLVLTCKAAKSFEMLIIARVLVGVNSGVSMSVQPMYFGESAPKHLRGAVTFSSAVFTAFGILMGQVVGLTVLLGSEPLWPYLLASNALPGLMQLLTLPWFPESPRYLLIDREDGEACRRALARLRGGEVPPTEMEELLQEQRMNSTAVNPGLAASAMTLVSLFKNRDLRHQLRTIIAASSAMMLCGNDAIYFYASYIFAAAGIPPGEIQYVTLGTGACEFTAAVVCNLLIERLGRRFLLVGGYSLMSCMSVVFTVALTLQRYGVPGMPYLSIACMFAYILSFGLGPAGVTGVLPAELFDQATRPAAYMVYGLLLWISLFLVGMLFPFIIQSLGNFCFLPFLVVCLTSAVFQGLTLPETKGKTLAEITAEYDRKKGEKKKKKKEKADMRLDELGEQQELEKASNSVTSLQDPDPQPDIQTGLDV; encoded by the coding sequence ATGGACTCCACGGACCATCCTGCGGCCGGTGAAAGCAGCAGCACGTCGCACCGGACTCTGGCGCTGAACGTGTGCGCTGCTGCGATAGGGGGCACCTTCCAGTACGGCTACAACTTATCCATCATTAACGCGCCGACCCTCCACATCCAGAGGTTCATCAACGACAGCCACGTGGACCGCTGGGGCACTGGCGTGGAGCCCACTCGGGTGACCTTACTGTGGACTCTGATCGTGTCCGGGTTCACAGTGGGCGGCCTGCTGGGATCCTTAGTGGGGGGACCCCTCGCAGTCCGGGTCGGGAGGAAGCGCACGCTGCTCCTGAACAACGCCCCCTTGTTTGCCGCAGCCGTGCTCGTGCTGACGTGCAAGGCTGCCAAGTCGTTTGAGATGCTGATCATTGCGCGCGTTCTGGTGGGCGTGAACTCCGGAGTCAGCATGAGCGTCCAGCCGATGTACTTTGGAGAAAGCGCACCCAAACACCTCCGGGGGGCCGTGACCTTCTCCTCGGCTGTGTTCACCGCGTTCGGCATCCTGATGGGTCAGGTCGTCGGGCTCACCGTGCTGCTGGGCTCGGAGCCGCTCTGGCCTTACCTTCTCGCCAGCAATGCCCTGCCGGGGTTGATGCAGCTACTTACCCTGCCTTGGTTCCCTGAGAGCCCCAGGTACCTCCTCATCGACCGCGAAGACGGCGAAGCGTGCAGGCGGGCTCTGGCGAGGCTCCGTGGCGGGGAGGTGCCCCCCActgagatggaggagctgcttCAGGAGCAGCGGATGAATTCCACCGCCGTGAACCCGGGACTCGCGGCCTCCGCCATGACGCTCGTGTCGCTCTTTAAGAACCGAGACCTGCGACACCAACTCAGAACCATAATTGCCGCCAGCAGCGCCATGATGCTTTGCGGCAACGACGCCATCTATTTCTACGCTTCCTACATCTTTGCCGCCGCAGGGATCCCTCCAGGGGAAATCCAGTACGTCACCTTGGGAACAGGGGCGTGCGAGTTTACCGCTGCCGTCGTGTGCAATCTGCTGATTGAGCGTTTGGGCCGCAGGTTCCTGCTTGTTGGCGGCTACAGTCTCATGTCTTGCATGAGTGTCGTCTTCACCGTCGCTCTGACCCTCCAGAGGTACGGCGTGCCTGGGATGCCCTACCTCAGCATCGCGTGCATGTTTGCCTACATCCTCAGCTTTGGATTGGGCCCTGCCGGGGTGACCGGGGTTTTGCCAGCTGAACTATTTGACCAGGCCACTCGGCCGGCGGCTTACATGGTTTATGGGTTGCTTTTGTGGATCAGCCTGTTTTTGGTGGGAATGCTGTTTCCATTCATCATCCAAAGCCTGGGGAACTTCTGCTTTTTGCCATTCCTAGTTGTGTGTTTGACGTCAGCTGTTTTCCAGGGATTGACCTTACCGGAGACCAAGGGCAAGACACTGGCTGAAATTACAGCAGAGTATGATcgaaagaaaggagagaagaagaagaagaagaaggagaaagcgGACATGCGGCTGGATGAGCTTGGAGAACAGCAAGAGTTGGAGAAAGCCTCCAACTCCGTTACCTCACTGCAAGATCCCGACCCTCAGCCTGACATTCAGACTGGACTGGATGTGTGA